From Myxococcales bacterium, the proteins below share one genomic window:
- a CDS encoding DUF2330 domain-containing protein — translation MARTTFAKRALTLALTIPVALAAVAFAETRAEACGGCFHPPDPERPTVVTDHRMVLAVGRGESTLYDQIRYTGNPREFAWVLPIAGEVEVGLSSDGLFAGLDAISQTEIFGPPRNCPSRPLDCGGSGACGASFESASAGDFAGESTGNEVTVTRREVVGPYETVQLQSKDPGALTKWLGDNGFVLAADVRPIVEQYVRENFNFLALKLRPSASVQSMRPVRVTSKGPSIVLPLRMVAAGAGASVGITLFTMAEGRYEPQNFPFFQIAAEDVSWDWTGTAPTTGPATSSTTDGQSNFRDVRKSKSDAFGGRAWEVESSLEVRTGAFPVPAAPFGGAAPEPSASAAGYTQEGTKIPDILMREDLDILYGRRSGGLSRLTRMRADLSKAALSEDLVLAASADQAVLSNQRRITRELNEPSCTVWVGCEAYGVAPRSEAVKRSTDHCATSGTATPNGGVLAAGLGLAAVVGARLRRRRAPRS, via the coding sequence ATGGCTCGCACGACGTTCGCGAAACGCGCCCTCACGCTCGCCCTTACCATCCCCGTCGCGCTCGCGGCCGTCGCCTTCGCCGAGACCCGGGCCGAGGCCTGCGGAGGCTGTTTCCACCCGCCCGATCCCGAGAGGCCCACGGTCGTGACCGACCACCGCATGGTGCTCGCCGTGGGCCGTGGGGAGTCCACGCTCTACGATCAAATTCGCTACACGGGGAACCCGCGTGAGTTCGCGTGGGTGCTGCCCATCGCGGGCGAGGTGGAGGTGGGCCTCAGCTCCGACGGCCTCTTCGCCGGGCTCGACGCCATCAGCCAGACCGAGATCTTCGGTCCGCCGCGCAACTGCCCCTCCCGGCCGCTCGATTGTGGAGGGAGTGGGGCCTGTGGGGCTTCGTTCGAGTCCGCGTCGGCCGGAGACTTCGCGGGCGAGAGCACGGGCAACGAGGTCACCGTCACGCGTCGCGAGGTCGTCGGCCCGTACGAGACCGTGCAGCTCCAGAGCAAAGATCCGGGCGCCCTCACGAAGTGGCTCGGAGACAACGGGTTCGTCCTCGCCGCGGACGTGCGCCCCATCGTCGAGCAGTACGTCCGCGAGAACTTCAACTTCCTCGCGCTCAAGCTCCGGCCGTCCGCGAGCGTGCAGTCGATGCGGCCCGTCCGCGTCACGAGCAAGGGGCCGTCGATCGTGCTCCCGCTGCGCATGGTGGCCGCGGGCGCGGGCGCGAGCGTGGGCATCACGCTCTTCACGATGGCGGAAGGCCGCTACGAGCCGCAAAATTTCCCCTTCTTCCAGATCGCCGCCGAGGACGTCTCGTGGGACTGGACCGGCACGGCTCCCACGACGGGGCCCGCCACGTCCTCCACGACCGACGGGCAATCGAACTTCCGTGACGTCCGCAAGTCGAAGTCCGACGCGTTCGGGGGGCGCGCGTGGGAGGTCGAGTCGTCCCTCGAGGTGCGCACGGGCGCCTTCCCCGTCCCCGCGGCCCCGTTCGGGGGCGCCGCGCCGGAGCCCTCCGCGTCGGCTGCAGGGTACACGCAAGAAGGCACCAAGATCCCCGACATCCTCATGCGCGAGGACCTCGACATCCTCTACGGTCGCCGCTCGGGAGGGCTGTCGCGCCTCACACGCATGCGGGCCGATCTCTCCAAGGCGGCGCTCTCCGAGGACCTCGTGCTCGCGGCGTCGGCGGACCAAGCCGTGCTCTCCAACCAGCGCCGGATCACGCGCGAGCTGAACGAGCCTTCGTGCACCGTGTGGGTGGGGTGCGAGGCGTACGGCGTCGCGCCGCGCTCCGAGGCCGTCAAGCGCTCCACGGATCACTGCGCGACGTCCGGCACGGCCACTCCGAACGGTGGGGTGCTCGCCGCGGGCCTCGGCCTCGCCGCCGTCGTGGGCGCGCGCCTTCGCCGCCGCCGCGCGCCGCGCTCGTAG
- a CDS encoding proline dehydrogenase gives MSAGRPVAEIGARIQALLEAAQEVARGAEAVPALVGSTGLSVEGVRLALAHSLERDVSPTELETLVARVRPAEAVSVVLAANVFTASVRALALAVASAPRVFVRPSRRDPWFSSELVRTLEDPRVVLVDEVRTHEGVVHAYGRDATMRALAERTRMPVWAHGAGLGVALVDTDADAREAAERIADDVVPFDQRGCLSPRVVVVTGGPQRAEPFADALHAVLVRRRHEVPLGVFSAEERAEIEAAARVALMCGDAVGDLGARVAVVGHDPARPLPILPPGRNVLVVAVDDLRAAGEVVSGLGRVVVGVAVSGSSLADLAPPWARAVPLGALQRPRLDGPVDLRDVWL, from the coding sequence GTGAGCGCGGGGCGCCCTGTCGCCGAGATCGGGGCTCGGATCCAAGCCCTCCTCGAGGCCGCCCAGGAGGTCGCGCGTGGTGCGGAGGCCGTCCCGGCGCTCGTGGGGAGCACGGGGCTCTCGGTCGAAGGGGTGCGCCTCGCCCTCGCACACTCCCTCGAGCGCGACGTGAGCCCGACCGAGCTCGAGACGCTCGTCGCGCGTGTGCGGCCGGCCGAGGCCGTCTCGGTGGTGCTCGCGGCGAACGTGTTCACAGCCTCGGTGCGCGCGCTCGCGCTCGCCGTGGCGTCGGCGCCACGTGTCTTCGTGCGGCCCTCGCGGCGCGATCCGTGGTTTTCGTCCGAGCTCGTTCGCACGCTCGAAGATCCTCGCGTCGTCCTCGTCGACGAGGTCCGCACCCACGAGGGCGTCGTCCACGCGTACGGTCGCGACGCCACCATGCGGGCCCTCGCCGAGCGTACCCGCATGCCCGTGTGGGCGCACGGCGCGGGCCTCGGGGTGGCCCTCGTCGATACCGACGCCGACGCTCGAGAGGCGGCCGAGCGCATCGCGGACGACGTCGTCCCGTTCGATCAGCGTGGCTGCCTCTCACCTCGTGTCGTCGTGGTCACGGGCGGTCCCCAGCGCGCCGAGCCCTTCGCCGACGCGCTCCACGCCGTGCTCGTGCGGCGCCGCCACGAGGTCCCGCTGGGCGTCTTTTCGGCCGAGGAGCGCGCCGAAATCGAAGCCGCCGCGCGCGTCGCGCTCATGTGTGGCGATGCCGTCGGCGATCTGGGCGCTCGCGTGGCGGTGGTCGGCCACGACCCCGCGCGTCCGTTGCCGATCCTGCCTCCGGGAAGGAACGTGCTCGTCGTCGCGGTGGACGACCTCCGCGCCGCGGGTGAGGTCGTGTCCGGGCTCGGCCGCGTGGTCGTCGGTGTCGCCGTGTCGGGCTCCTCCCTGGCCGATCTCGCGCCGCCGTGGGCTCGTGCCGTGCCGCTCGGCGCGCTCCAGCGCCCGCGCCTCGACGGGCCCGTCGACCTCCGCGACGTCTGGCTCTGA